The Thermotoga maritima MSB8 region TGAAGTTCTGTGGATAATTTCACACCTCTGGAGGAGAGGAGTTCGATCATGCTCGTGTCTGGTTTTATCCCGGGACTCACGTAAACAACATCACAATCCAGGAGTTTTTCGGTGTGGCCTCCTTCTTCGTATTCCACCGAATGTTCTTCCAGAAATTTTTTCGTTTCACCGTCCAGAGTTTTTGCTTCGCTCACGAAAAATTTCGCTTCTTGATGATTCAAAAGATATTTCAGAAGGGACCTGTTGCTCTTTCCAAAACCCAGAAAGCCTATTTTCATCCTATCACCCCGAAGATCTCAAGAGCGACAAGAGAAGATATCAGATTGAAAACGGTGAACACCGCTACGATTTTTTCCTCGCTCCATCCAATCAATTCGAAGTGATGGTGCAGAGGAGACATTTTGAATATTCTGCGTTTGAAGATCTTGAAAGATCCCACCTGAAGAATAACGCTCAATGTTTCGATGACGGGAATCATAAAGAAAAGCACCAGATAAAACTCCGTTTTTGTCAGAACGGAAACAGTTCCCAAAACCCCACCGAGTGTGATAGAACCTGTGTCTCCCATGAAGATCTTTGCGGGTTTCGAGTTGAACACGAGAAAGGCAAGAACACCGACTCCAAGGATCAACAGAATATCCTCTGAGACTCCCCTTTCTTTGAGGAAAAACCAGTAAGGGATGCTCCCACTCACGTATATCCACCCGGCTAGGCCGTCTAGTCCGTCCGTCAGGTTCATGGCGTTCGAACTTCCCACGATGACCAGGAGCGCGAAGAGGTAATACCACTTCCCCATTTCAATCGTGGAGCCAAAAAAGTCGACGTTCGTGTCGGGACGTATCAGAAGCAACATAATGAAGGCTGCGAGGGTCTGAAGCAGAGCCTTCTGATAAGTTTTCAACCCGGTGGAATCTTTTCTTGCCACACTGAGAAAGTCATCCAGAAAACCGATGAGGAAGAAGAGAAACATGCCGAGCAACACCATCGTATTTGTCTTCGAAATCATTCCAAACAGAAAACCGGTCAGAACGAACAGAATACCTCCCATGGTGGGGGTACCCTCTTTGTAGCCGTGAAGGTCTGGGCCTTCTTTCCTTATGTACTGCCCGATTCTTCTTCGTCTGAAGAGTTTTATGAGGATCGGATAAAGAAAAAGGTTCAGGAGAAAATTCGCTGCTATCATCTTTTCTCCAGCTCCTTTTCAAACATTTCCAGAACTCTTTCTATTCTCACCGCTCTTGAAGCTTTGAAGAGAACCACATCCCCTTTTTTTACCCTGGTGGCGAGATCTTTCGCTATCTTTTCGGGATCGTCTGACTTCAGGATGATCTTTTTGGACTTGATCCATTCTGCTTCGGGTTCTGACAAGAAAACATACACCCCATCCAGAACGTTCAATCTCTCTCCCAGTTCTTCGTGAAACTCCTTCGACCTCTCCCCGAGCTCTTTCATCGCTCCCACAACAGCGAATTTCTTTCCGGGGAAACGAAGAAGCGCCTCTATGGAAGTTTGAAACGCTTCAGGGCTTGCGTTGTACGTATCATCCACGATCAGCACACCTTTTTTTTCTCTCACGTTGAAACGGCCGGGAACTGTTTTCAGGCTGGCAAGATCGAAGATATCCACAGTTTCGCCCAAAGTTCTCATGACACACAGAGAAGCGGCGATGTTCAGAAGTTGCCCTCCATTCCAGTATCCGGAGAGTTTCACTGTGAAAAGAGAATCAAAAGCTTCGAACTCTGCGATCGTGGAACCCTCATAGTACCACCAATCCTTTAGAACCGAGTCACCGCCTTCTTTGCCGAAGAACAGTGTATTTCTGTAGCGAGGCACTTCTTTTCTCAGATCAGGATCGTCAAAGAGTGTTACGGCTATCGCATTTTCTTTCGAGTGCTTGATGATCTCCATCTTGGTTTCCATGATTCTTTCTCGTGTTCCAAAAAACTCGAGGTGAGCGCTTCCAACGTTGAGGAGAACGGCGACATCCGGAGGAGCGATTTTACACAGGTGAGCGATATCACCGGGCCTGCTCGCGGCCATTTCGAGAACCAGGATTTCTTCTCCTTTGTAGTCGTTGAGAATGGAGAGTGGCAACCCGTACTCCGTGTTCATGTTTCCCGGTGTTTTGAAGACACTTCTCTTGTTTTTGAGAAGGTTGTACAATATTTCTTTCGTGGTGGTTTTTCCCGATGAACCTGTTACACCAACGACTGTACCGGAAAAATTCCCGAGCTTTTCTCGGGCCAGCTTAGCAAGCGTGTCAACGGAACTTTCTACGAGAAAGATTCTATCAGAATTCACCGTTTTTCTCTCGGCAATGATCGCATAAGCGCCGTTCCTGAGGGCTTCATCTATAAAATCGTGACCATCGAATCTTTTCCCTTTCACGGCGACGAACACGTCACCTTCTCTCACTTCTTTCGAATTCAGAACGAAACGCCTTGTGAGTAGATCTTTCATTGGGCGTATTTCCTCCCCTTCAGCTTGTCTCTTATGATCTCTTCCACGACTTCTCTGTCTTGGAACGGCACCTTCTTTTCTTCATCGATTATCTGGTATCTTTCATGGCCTCTCCCCGCTATGACAACAGAATCTCCTCTGTTGGCGATGGTTAGAGCCGTTTCGATGGCTTCTCTTCTGTCGAAGAGCACCAGATACGGTTTGCGTTTATCTATACCCTTTATCAGGTCTTCCATTATCTGTTCCGGGTCTTCCCCTCGTGGATCATCGGTTGTGAGGATTACGACGTCAGCGAGTTTTGATGCAACTTCGGACATCATGGGACGTTTTCCCCTGTCGCTGTTTCCCCCGGCCCCGAAGACAACTATCACTCTTCCCTGAGAGATCTTCCTGACATTTTTCAGTAATTTTTCCAGTGCATCTGGAGAATGAGCGAAATCGACGACGACGTTGAGCCCGATCTTCTTTGCTCCCCGTACTACTTCGAATCTTCCCTCGACCCCTGTGAACGTCTCAAGGGAACTCGCCAGATCTTTTGGATCGTATCCGAGCTGGTGAAGAGCCGCGATAGCGGCCGCGGCGTTGTAGGCGTTGAAATCTCCTATCGCTCTTGTGAAAACCTTCAGCAAACCATCGGGAGTTTCCAGAACGAACTGTGTTCCTTCCCAGCTCACTTCTATGTTTCCCAGCCTGTAATCGGCGTTTTTCGATGTTCCAAAGGTGATTTTTCGCGACTTCCGATTGAAAGCGTCCGCCAGTGATTCGTTCAGAACAGCGACCCCATCATCTTTCAGCAGATCGAAGAGGTGAAGCTTTGCTTTCAGATAGTTTTCGAATGTGCCGTGAAAATCGAGGTGATCGCGTGATATGTTGGTGAATATTCCTACATCGAATCTGACTCCTTCGACCCTTTGTTGGACCAGTGCGTGGGAAGAGACTTCGAGGGCGAAGAACTTCCCTCCACCTTCCCTGTTTTCTTTCATGGCGGAAAGGATGGTGATCGCATCCGGTGTGGTGATGTCGTCGTAGTAGGAGTTTCCAAGGATTCTCTTCACAGCGGTGGTGAGAACGCTTCCTCTTTCTCCAAGAGAGGTGAGCATGTGGTAGATCATCATGGTTGTTGTGGTTTTGCCATTTGTTCCTGTGACTCCAAAGGTTAAAACGTCTTTCCAGGGATCTTCGAAGAAAAGGCTGGCCACTTTCGCCTCAAAATAGCGCGAGTCAAAAACCTGAATGTAGGGAAAATCCAGATCTATTTCCCTTTCAACGACAACAGCCACTGCTCCTTTTTCCATCACTTCGGGTATTATCTCGTGGGAATCGAACTTCTCCCCTCTTCTGCAGATGAAAAGATCTCCTTTTTTTACCTTAGAAGAGTGGTTGGACACACCTGTTATTTCGAGATCATAGGGTGCACGAACTTCCAAAATGAGATCCTTTAAATTCGACACGATAGTTGATATATTCATAGTAGAACCACCTCTGAAGGAATTTTAACACTTTATTTAAAGCTTTTCCAGACAGGAGGTAAGAAAAATGATTTTAACTTATCATCTTGAGAAATGGAAAGACAGGGAAATCGTGAAAGTAGAACTGATGGAAGATGAATTCAAGGGAGGATCGACCATAGTTCCCGAAAGATCGCTGGGAGAGCATTACAAGATTTTTGTGGCCGTGCTAGAAGAATATGAAGGGATTCTCAAGGAAGCAAAATCGAGTCAGATTTTTGGTCTCTTCGAGAGACTCGAGGCGCATTTTCCAGAACATCCGAAAGTGCTTTTCTCGTTATCGTGTGCCATGTTAGAACTCTTTTCCAGACGTTATGGAGTAAGGCTCGAAGAAATGTTCGATCTGCCAGACTTCGAACCAGAAGAACTCGATTTTCCTTCTGGTGATTTTCTGATCTTCCCCGAAATGATCGGTCACGTTCTCAGGGTGATGGGATTCATGTCTGCCATGAGAAGCTTTGGAGAGAGAGTTTATCTTGTCGTGAGGGAATATCCGGATTCTAACACCAATTTCATTGTAGATTTACTGAAAAAACTTTCGGACGGTTTTATAGAAGAAAAGTGGAGGTGATAGAATTCTTTAGTGAACGAAGGAAGAGAGGTGTGAAGAATGAGGGTGCTTGGATTGATTCTTGCTGGGGGAAAAAGTGATCGTTTGTGGCCTCTGACGAAGGTGAGAGCCAGTGCGGCGGTTCCTGTGTTTGGAAAGTACAGGGCTATAGACTTCACTTTGAGCAACATGGTGAATTCCGGCATCAGGAAAGTGGGTATCCTTACTCAGTACAATCCAAGGAGTTTGATGGACCATCTGGGTTCTGGAAAGGAATGGGACCTCGATCGGAAAAGCGGAGGATTGTTCATTCTCCAGCCCTACGTTGGGCCGAACAGAGAAGTTTGGTACAGGGGAACGGCGGATGCCATCTTCCAGAATATGACCATTCTAAGAAGGGGCGAGGAAGATCACGTTTTGATAGGTTCGGGAGATCACATCTACAAGATGATCTACAGGGATCTTTTCAACTACCATCTAAAAAAGGGAGCGGACATAACTCTCGTAGTTAAAGAACTCGATGAAACGTACAACTTGAGTGAATATGGAATAGTTCAGCTCGACGATGACATGAGAGTGGTGGAGATAGAAGAAAAACCGGCACATCCAAAAGGGAACATCGCGTTTCTTGGGGTTTACTTCATGAACAAAGAGCTGCTCAAGGAGCTTCTTTATGCAACGGTTCCCCAGGGGAAGTACGATCTTCTTCTCGACATAGTGATTCCCAACCTCGACAGGTTGAAGGTCTACGCTTACAGGTTCGATGGTTACTGGAGAAACGTAAAGAAGGGAATAAAAGAGTACTACAGGATAAACATGGATATATTGAAAAAGGAAGTGCGCGATGAGCTCTTCTACAGAAACGGTAAGGTTTATACGAAGCTGAAGGATCTTCCTCCTCCAAAATTCACGACCACGGCTGTTGTTGAGAATTCTTTGATTGCAGATGGGAGCATAGTTTCTGGTACGGTGAGAAATTCTGTCATTTTCAGAAACGTGCGGATAAAAGTCGGGGCAGTAGTAGAAAATTCCATCATTATGGAGAACACCGTCGTGGAGGAAGGAGCAGTTCTGAGAAACGTGATCCTGGACAAGAACTGTATCGTGAGAGAAGGTCGTGTCATCGAAGGAGACACAGAGTTACCTGTTTTCGAAAAAAGAGCAGTTTTGTGAGGTGAAATCTTATGGGAAATACCGTTGCGATGATACTGGCGGGTGGTCAGGGGACGCGGCTCGGAGTTCTCACGGAGAGAATAGCGAAACCTGCGGTTCCTTTTGGAGGGAAATACCGTCTCATAGATTTTACTCTGAGCAATTGTGTGAATTCTGGAATCTATAGGGTAGGAGTTTTGACCCAGTACAGACCCCATGTTCTCTCGAAACACATAGGTATTGGAAGACCCTGGGATCTGGACAGAAAGGACGGAGGGGTTGAAATTCTTCCACCTTACGTCGGGAGGCACGAGTCTGACTGGTACAAAGGGACTGCCAACGCCGTCTATCAGAATCTCGAATTTCTCGAAGAAAACGATGCGGAACTCGTCCTCATCCTCTCAGGAGATCACGTGTACGCCATGAATTACAACGATCTCATAGATTACCATCTGCTCAAAGAGGCGGATGGAACGATAGCCTGCATGGAAGTGCCCATCGAAGAAGCGAGCAGATTCGGTATCATGATAACGGACGTGGATGGGAGGATCGTCGATTTTGAAGAAAAACCGGCAAAACCCCGGTCGAACCTGGCATCTCTGGGAATCTATGTCTTCAACTATGAATTCCTGAAGAAAGTTCTCATCGAAGACGAGAACGATCCAAACAGTTCCCACGATTTTGGAAAAGACGTGATTCCAAGAATTTTGAGGGAAAATCTCGGTTCTCTCTACGCGTTCAGATTCGACGGGTACTGGAGAGACGTTGGTACGCTCAGATCTTACTGGGAAGCCAATCTGGAGCTTGTTCTTCCAGTGCCGCCTTTCAATCTCTACGATCCAAACTGGAGGTTTTTCACCCACACCGAAGAGATGCCGCCCGCTTACGTAGCTCCTGGTTCGAAGGTTTCCACCTCCCTCGTGAGTGAAGGAGCAGAGGTTTATGGCAACGTTTTCAACTCCGTTATTTTCCAGGGTGTGAAGATCGGTAGAGGAACAGTGGTGAAAAATTCAGTCATAATGACCAGAACTGAGATAGGAGAGAACTGTTATCTGGAAAACGTGATAATAGCGGAAAATGTAAAAATAGGAAGCAACGTCAGGATGGGAGTGGGTGAAGACGCTGAAAGCAAACTGGATCCAAAGGTGTACTCGGGTCTTCTGACAGTGGTTGGGATGAATTCTGTGATTCCCGACGACATGGTGATAGGAAAGAACTGTGTTATAGGTATTGGTGTAAGACCTGAAGACTTCAAATCGAAAACTTTAGAATCGGGAGATTATGTGATAGTCAGGGAGGAGTAGTGAGTGGATCTCTATTTTGTGAAGTTCAGGGTCACATCGAAGCTCACATCTGAAATCGTTCAGGGGTATTTCCTCGGCAAACTCAACCAGATCCCCGAGTACGATTTTTTTGTGATACCGGGTCGGTACGCCCGGAAATATTCTGTAGATTTGAATCTTGGATTTGAAGATTTCCTTGAAGATTTTAAAGCGAAAAAGGAATCGGCTTTGAAAGAAGTACTGGAAGCTTCTGCCATAACGGATGAATTCTTCGATTTCTGGCTGATTCAAAGCAGAAAACAGAACCTCCGGTTGGTGGGGAGCGAGTTTTTCAGGCTCGTTGAAAGCGGTGATCACGAGGCGCTCAGGGTCTTCATAGCCGACCTTTTCAGGGAGTGGTCTGAAAAACTAGAGGTTGAAGTGGTAGGAGTGCCTCTGGACTATGAAGACGTTTCTCTTGAAGTGGTGAAAGAGCACTTCGAAGAACTCTCGACTGATGAAGTTTTTAAATTGTTTCAGAGAGAAGACTTGAGAAATCTGCCGGAAGTGTTTCCGG contains the following coding sequences:
- a CDS encoding UDP-N-acetylmuramoyl-tripeptide--D-alanyl-D-alanine ligase, which codes for MKDLLTRRFVLNSKEVREGDVFVAVKGKRFDGHDFIDEALRNGAYAIIAERKTVNSDRIFLVESSVDTLAKLAREKLGNFSGTVVGVTGSSGKTTTKEILYNLLKNKRSVFKTPGNMNTEYGLPLSILNDYKGEEILVLEMAASRPGDIAHLCKIAPPDVAVLLNVGSAHLEFFGTRERIMETKMEIIKHSKENAIAVTLFDDPDLRKEVPRYRNTLFFGKEGGDSVLKDWWYYEGSTIAEFEAFDSLFTVKLSGYWNGGQLLNIAASLCVMRTLGETVDIFDLASLKTVPGRFNVREKKGVLIVDDTYNASPEAFQTSIEALLRFPGKKFAVVGAMKELGERSKEFHEELGERLNVLDGVYVFLSEPEAEWIKSKKIILKSDDPEKIAKDLATRVKKGDVVLFKASRAVRIERVLEMFEKELEKR
- the glgD gene encoding glucose-1-phosphate adenylyltransferase subunit GlgD, yielding MRVLGLILAGGKSDRLWPLTKVRASAAVPVFGKYRAIDFTLSNMVNSGIRKVGILTQYNPRSLMDHLGSGKEWDLDRKSGGLFILQPYVGPNREVWYRGTADAIFQNMTILRRGEEDHVLIGSGDHIYKMIYRDLFNYHLKKGADITLVVKELDETYNLSEYGIVQLDDDMRVVEIEEKPAHPKGNIAFLGVYFMNKELLKELLYATVPQGKYDLLLDIVIPNLDRLKVYAYRFDGYWRNVKKGIKEYYRINMDILKKEVRDELFYRNGKVYTKLKDLPPPKFTTTAVVENSLIADGSIVSGTVRNSVIFRNVRIKVGAVVENSIIMENTVVEEGAVLRNVILDKNCIVREGRVIEGDTELPVFEKRAVL
- a CDS encoding glucose-1-phosphate adenylyltransferase — encoded protein: MGNTVAMILAGGQGTRLGVLTERIAKPAVPFGGKYRLIDFTLSNCVNSGIYRVGVLTQYRPHVLSKHIGIGRPWDLDRKDGGVEILPPYVGRHESDWYKGTANAVYQNLEFLEENDAELVLILSGDHVYAMNYNDLIDYHLLKEADGTIACMEVPIEEASRFGIMITDVDGRIVDFEEKPAKPRSNLASLGIYVFNYEFLKKVLIEDENDPNSSHDFGKDVIPRILRENLGSLYAFRFDGYWRDVGTLRSYWEANLELVLPVPPFNLYDPNWRFFTHTEEMPPAYVAPGSKVSTSLVSEGAEVYGNVFNSVIFQGVKIGRGTVVKNSVIMTRTEIGENCYLENVIIAENVKIGSNVRMGVGEDAESKLDPKVYSGLLTVVGMNSVIPDDMVIGKNCVIGIGVRPEDFKSKTLESGDYVIVREE
- the mraY gene encoding phospho-N-acetylmuramoyl-pentapeptide-transferase yields the protein MIAANFLLNLFLYPILIKLFRRRRIGQYIRKEGPDLHGYKEGTPTMGGILFVLTGFLFGMISKTNTMVLLGMFLFFLIGFLDDFLSVARKDSTGLKTYQKALLQTLAAFIMLLLIRPDTNVDFFGSTIEMGKWYYLFALLVIVGSSNAMNLTDGLDGLAGWIYVSGSIPYWFFLKERGVSEDILLILGVGVLAFLVFNSKPAKIFMGDTGSITLGGVLGTVSVLTKTEFYLVLFFMIPVIETLSVILQVGSFKIFKRRIFKMSPLHHHFELIGWSEEKIVAVFTVFNLISSLVALEIFGVIG
- a CDS encoding UDP-N-acetylmuramoyl-L-alanyl-D-glutamate--2,6-diaminopimelate ligase, yielding MNISTIVSNLKDLILEVRAPYDLEITGVSNHSSKVKKGDLFICRRGEKFDSHEIIPEVMEKGAVAVVVEREIDLDFPYIQVFDSRYFEAKVASLFFEDPWKDVLTFGVTGTNGKTTTTMMIYHMLTSLGERGSVLTTAVKRILGNSYYDDITTPDAITILSAMKENREGGGKFFALEVSSHALVQQRVEGVRFDVGIFTNISRDHLDFHGTFENYLKAKLHLFDLLKDDGVAVLNESLADAFNRKSRKITFGTSKNADYRLGNIEVSWEGTQFVLETPDGLLKVFTRAIGDFNAYNAAAAIAALHQLGYDPKDLASSLETFTGVEGRFEVVRGAKKIGLNVVVDFAHSPDALEKLLKNVRKISQGRVIVVFGAGGNSDRGKRPMMSEVASKLADVVILTTDDPRGEDPEQIMEDLIKGIDKRKPYLVLFDRREAIETALTIANRGDSVVIAGRGHERYQIIDEEKKVPFQDREVVEEIIRDKLKGRKYAQ
- a CDS encoding DUF4899 domain-containing protein; the protein is MDLYFVKFRVTSKLTSEIVQGYFLGKLNQIPEYDFFVIPGRYARKYSVDLNLGFEDFLEDFKAKKESALKEVLEASAITDEFFDFWLIQSRKQNLRLVGSEFFRLVESGDHEALRVFIADLFREWSEKLEVEVVGVPLDYEDVSLEVVKEHFEELSTDEVFKLFQREDLRNLPEVFPVLDPLNGVTIREIDVEERIDFVILNYGNEEFSEKFKRFLKEKFGTENVASLPGKVLSKEIVKTREGTLYLLKVEFEEGIIGKAIVSPNLKIKRGESRVKISDEEWMEKIGEMLKEGEESKQEKLKLRNSPQPVQKTTSSDFLLALVLALLVMGILLILSYLLFS